From one Verrucomicrobiota bacterium genomic stretch:
- a CDS encoding N-acetylmuramoyl-L-alanine amidase-like domain-containing protein, with product MVNAQTLPLETTFRGTKKFEQIVAKAKKENWQNLAIGERTAVIGKELLETPYKSYTLEIHDHIEAPSANFYGLDCWTFFEISLGMARMLEKNKETYSPPDLLEEIEYTRYRDGKCYGNYLDRIHYLAEWYVDNHKRGNIIDITKDLGGTRFKKECREMTVLWKGYRYLRKNPELRAPMKKHEERISSLPMYHIPKNKVGAIESQLQDGDIIGIATNPIGSFCSHVGLAYRDSKGVLRLMHASSDFKKVLIDVRLKDYLYRYKKHAGVIVGRPK from the coding sequence GTGGTAAACGCTCAAACCCTTCCATTAGAAACAACCTTCAGGGGCACTAAGAAATTTGAACAGATCGTAGCCAAAGCTAAAAAGGAGAATTGGCAGAATCTCGCCATCGGTGAAAGGACTGCTGTCATTGGAAAAGAGCTATTGGAAACACCCTATAAAAGCTATACCCTAGAAATACATGATCATATTGAAGCACCGTCCGCCAATTTCTATGGACTAGATTGCTGGACTTTTTTCGAGATTTCTCTGGGAATGGCCCGTATGCTTGAGAAAAATAAAGAGACGTATTCGCCTCCGGACTTACTCGAGGAAATAGAATATACCCGCTACCGGGATGGTAAATGCTATGGCAACTACCTGGACCGCATCCACTATCTAGCAGAATGGTACGTGGATAACCATAAACGAGGAAATATCATAGATATTACGAAGGACTTAGGGGGCACTCGTTTTAAGAAAGAATGCCGTGAAATGACCGTTCTTTGGAAAGGTTACCGTTACCTGCGAAAGAATCCTGAATTGCGCGCTCCTATGAAAAAGCATGAAGAACGCATTTCAAGCCTACCCATGTACCATATCCCCAAAAATAAAGTAGGGGCTATCGAATCACAATTACAGGACGGAGATATCATAGGCATAGCTACCAACCCTATAGGGTCCTTCTGTTCTCATGTGGGTTTAGCCTACCGTGATAGCAAGGGAGTCCTTCGTCTCATGCATGCCTCGAGTGATTTCAAAAAGGTTCTCATCGATGTTAGACTCAAGGATTACCTTTACAGGTACAAAAAGCATGCCGGCGTCATCGTGGGAAGACCAAAGTAA
- a CDS encoding cupin domain-containing protein, whose product MDVINREQVKAFITVDGSEIREFLAHRNSSIRNQSLAEATLKPGCATAEHYHPMAEEIYYILEGKARMRIEDEEQEVGPKDAIAIPPGKRHKIWNLGEEPLVFLCCCAPCYENEDTVMTE is encoded by the coding sequence ATGGATGTAATAAACCGAGAGCAAGTAAAGGCTTTTATTACAGTGGATGGGTCTGAGATCAGAGAATTTCTAGCCCACCGAAATTCAAGCATTCGCAACCAATCTTTGGCTGAGGCAACATTGAAGCCTGGTTGTGCTACCGCAGAGCACTATCATCCAATGGCCGAAGAGATTTACTACATTTTAGAAGGTAAAGCTCGTATGAGGATAGAGGATGAAGAACAAGAGGTTGGCCCCAAAGACGCCATCGCGATCCCCCCAGGCAAGCGGCATAAGATCTGGAACTTGGGAGAAGAGCCTTTGGTGTTCTTATGCTGTTGTGCTCCTTGCTATGAAAATGAAGATACGGTGATGACAGAGTAA
- the speA gene encoding biosynthetic arginine decarboxylase, whose protein sequence is MAKSSERWTNKKSIETYNIDRWGAEYFSVNKQGHMIVNPLQDEGPSLSIYDVAKTANANGVSFPMLIRFQDLLRHRVEKINQTFQEAIDKYHFQGSYRGVFPIKVNQLREVVEEIIDAGEPYHFGLEVGSKPELLAALAVHQDPESLIICNGYKDTAFIRLALLGRKLGKKLILVIEKMEELQRVLDVAKDLEVEPLIGVRIRLQTKGTGRWALSGGESAKFGLSTSDLIETCRILEKANMKHCFQLLHFHVGSQIPDILTLQKAVNEAARYFAKLYQLDFHLNYFDVGGGLGIDYDGSGTSSHSSINYTLREYTRDIVKSLCKVCKEENVPHPTIVSESGRSIVTHHSVLLVEAFGAIEKTRGEFIPASSGDHDLAIEISKLVTKLNKRNRRESLHRGLQIKEECATRFELGLLDLHTKAKVETAFWHLAEEIVKLFKGAKQIPEEVIELSEQLSDQFLCNFSVFQSLIDHWAVNQLFPIAPIHRLNEKPTHDATLVDITCDSDGKIDKFIDFEDIASTLPLHTVNGKPYILGLFLVGAYQDVMGDLHNLFGTVSEAHVFLDDDEAEGFYIEETIDAASISDVLDEVQWDAAQLSRLMKMKIDKAIKSGLLKPKRGIMLLSEYEAAIKKSTYLDLQPRF, encoded by the coding sequence ATGGCTAAATCAAGCGAACGCTGGACAAATAAAAAATCCATCGAAACATACAACATTGATCGATGGGGTGCTGAATACTTTAGTGTCAACAAACAAGGACACATGATTGTCAACCCCCTACAGGATGAAGGACCATCTCTTTCCATCTACGATGTTGCTAAGACCGCAAACGCCAATGGCGTCAGCTTCCCCATGCTGATCCGCTTTCAAGATCTTCTAAGACACCGCGTCGAAAAGATAAACCAAACTTTTCAGGAAGCGATTGATAAGTACCATTTCCAGGGCAGTTATCGAGGCGTCTTCCCTATCAAAGTCAATCAATTACGTGAAGTAGTAGAAGAAATCATAGATGCAGGAGAACCCTATCATTTTGGTTTAGAAGTAGGCAGTAAACCCGAACTGCTAGCCGCTTTAGCGGTTCATCAAGACCCCGAGAGCCTCATTATCTGCAACGGCTATAAAGACACAGCGTTTATACGGCTAGCACTCTTAGGCCGTAAATTAGGTAAGAAGCTCATTTTGGTGATTGAGAAAATGGAAGAACTCCAAAGAGTGCTTGATGTTGCTAAGGACCTTGAAGTCGAACCCTTAATAGGGGTACGCATTCGCCTCCAAACCAAAGGAACTGGCCGGTGGGCTCTATCGGGTGGCGAATCTGCTAAGTTTGGACTTAGCACCAGTGATCTTATTGAAACTTGTAGGATACTTGAGAAGGCAAACATGAAACACTGTTTCCAATTACTTCATTTTCATGTCGGCTCACAAATCCCAGATATCCTGACTTTACAAAAGGCTGTCAATGAAGCTGCCCGCTATTTTGCTAAACTTTATCAACTCGACTTCCATCTCAACTATTTTGATGTAGGTGGTGGCCTCGGTATTGATTATGATGGTTCAGGTACTTCATCTCATAGCTCAATTAATTACACACTCCGAGAATACACCCGCGATATTGTCAAAAGCTTGTGTAAAGTATGTAAGGAAGAAAATGTCCCGCACCCCACTATTGTCAGCGAAAGTGGTCGATCGATTGTGACTCACCATTCGGTTCTGCTTGTCGAGGCTTTTGGAGCTATTGAAAAAACGCGAGGGGAATTTATCCCTGCTTCATCTGGCGATCATGACCTGGCTATCGAGATTTCTAAACTAGTTACTAAGTTGAACAAGCGAAACCGCCGCGAAAGCTTACACCGCGGATTGCAAATCAAGGAAGAATGTGCCACTCGTTTTGAACTGGGTCTACTAGACCTTCACACTAAGGCGAAAGTTGAAACTGCTTTCTGGCACCTAGCAGAGGAAATCGTCAAACTCTTCAAAGGCGCCAAGCAAATCCCGGAAGAAGTCATCGAACTCAGTGAGCAACTCTCTGACCAATTTCTTTGCAATTTTTCTGTTTTTCAATCCCTCATCGACCATTGGGCAGTGAACCAGCTATTCCCCATCGCACCCATACACAGACTAAACGAAAAGCCAACTCACGATGCCACGCTCGTAGACATCACCTGCGACTCTGATGGAAAGATTGATAAATTTATCGACTTCGAAGACATCGCTTCCACGCTTCCTTTACACACGGTAAATGGAAAACCTTATATACTAGGCCTTTTTTTAGTAGGAGCTTATCAAGATGTCATGGGTGACTTACACAACCTTTTTGGGACAGTTAGTGAAGCACATGTCTTTTTAGATGATGATGAAGCTGAAGGCTTTTACATCGAAGAGACAATCGATGCCGCCTCTATTTCAGATGTCTTAGATGAAGTTCAATGGGATGCCGCTCAGCTTAGCCGCCTTATGAAAATGAAAATTGATAAGGCAATTAAATCAGGGTTACTGAAACCCAAGCGCGGCATCATGCTTTTATCTGAATACGAGGCCGCTATCAAAAAATCCACCTATCTTGATCTTCAACCACGGTTCTAG
- a CDS encoding NlpC/P60 family protein: MKRLLKLTALTFLIFSLCQQGHSQLSPAQHESLVQTSRWLATQRIKYAKSWRPPGQKEKWVMDCSNTSRFIYEQVLGESIPRTASAQFLWLKEEGKVYAAPRLANGSINQDLLFDHLRSGDLLFWEWTYNVKRYPPISHVMVYLGKTKEGVHKMAGSASSAAGEITRKGGVDVYQFSPNSPSGGVWKNGKYHKGRFVAFGRVVRPSKTEPQVAQR, encoded by the coding sequence ATGAAAAGACTTCTAAAATTGACTGCTCTAACTTTCCTAATATTTAGTCTGTGTCAACAAGGGCACAGTCAACTATCGCCGGCACAGCATGAGTCATTAGTGCAGACGAGTCGATGGTTAGCCACACAGAGAATTAAGTATGCTAAGTCTTGGCGGCCACCTGGACAAAAAGAGAAGTGGGTGATGGATTGCTCGAATACTTCGAGATTTATCTATGAGCAGGTGCTGGGTGAGTCTATACCTCGAACAGCATCAGCCCAGTTCTTGTGGCTTAAGGAAGAAGGAAAAGTTTATGCCGCGCCCCGTCTTGCCAATGGCTCGATCAATCAGGACTTGCTGTTTGATCACCTTCGTTCTGGAGATCTTCTGTTTTGGGAATGGACTTATAATGTGAAAAGGTATCCACCCATCTCGCATGTGATGGTCTATCTAGGGAAAACAAAGGAGGGCGTGCATAAAATGGCAGGTTCCGCAAGCAGCGCTGCTGGAGAAATAACTAGAAAAGGTGGAGTGGATGTCTATCAATTTAGCCCCAACAGCCCGTCCGGAGGTGTTTGGAAAAATGGTAAATATCACAAGGGACGCTTTGTCGCTTTTGGTAGAGTTGTCAGGCCATCTAAGACAGAGCCGCAAGTAGCACAGAGATAG